One genomic region from Nocardioides plantarum encodes:
- a CDS encoding ABC transporter permease, with amino-acid sequence MTSPATERVLRVVAPVVVGLVVLAIWQYLVSVVGVAPYLLPGPREIGQELQDNADAVREAFWITGRNAALGLVFGSVVGVVLAGLSAWARVVDGMLAFVVASLAVVPIVALAPVLNSMYGADSQYGRRAIAAIAAFVPVYVNTVRGLRQTTPQHRDLMHSYSASGWQTFRSLTLPSAAPFVITGIRVASSLAVISALVAEYFGGPRGGLGSFISTSAATSAYARAWAYVVAAIVLGLVAYVVTVLLERIVQHRLPTGGAR; translated from the coding sequence GTGACCAGCCCGGCCACCGAGCGGGTCCTGCGGGTCGTGGCGCCCGTGGTGGTGGGGCTCGTCGTGCTGGCGATCTGGCAGTACCTCGTCTCGGTCGTCGGGGTCGCCCCCTACCTGCTGCCCGGCCCCCGCGAGATCGGGCAGGAGCTGCAGGACAACGCCGACGCCGTACGCGAGGCGTTCTGGATCACCGGCCGCAACGCCGCCCTCGGCCTGGTCTTCGGGTCGGTGGTCGGGGTGGTCCTGGCGGGCCTGTCGGCCTGGGCGCGGGTCGTCGACGGCATGCTGGCGTTCGTCGTGGCGTCCCTCGCGGTCGTCCCGATCGTCGCCCTGGCCCCGGTGCTCAACTCGATGTACGGCGCCGACAGCCAGTACGGCCGCCGGGCCATCGCCGCCATCGCGGCGTTCGTCCCGGTCTACGTCAACACCGTCCGCGGACTGCGCCAGACGACGCCGCAGCACCGCGACCTCATGCACTCCTACTCGGCGTCGGGGTGGCAGACCTTCCGCTCCCTGACCCTGCCCTCGGCGGCGCCCTTCGTCATCACCGGCATCCGCGTCGCCAGCTCGCTGGCCGTCATCTCGGCCCTGGTCGCCGAGTACTTCGGCGGACCTCGCGGTGGCCTCGGCAGCTTCATCTCCACCTCCGCGGCCACCAGCGCCTACGCCCGAGCCTGGGCCTACGTCGTGGCCGCCATCGTGCTCGGACTGGTCGCCTACGTCGTCACCGTGCTGCTCGAACGCATCGTGCAGCACCGACTTCCGACCGGAGGCGCCCGTTGA
- a CDS encoding ABC transporter substrate-binding protein produces the protein MINRMRRTIAAGATVLAASSFLAACGGDGDDDKAGGSGGGDCNTSNDVKLQLQWLPQAQFAGYFAAVDQGFFEDEGLNVEIIPSGGDIVPQDALAAGDADYAIAWVPKVLGSIEQGVDLTNIAQIFQRSGTLQVSMADSGIDSVADFEGKKIGSWGFGNEWEIFAAMAAEGLDAESVEIVTQDFNMNAFLQGDIDAAQAMTYNEYAQLLETPNPDTGELYQPDDFNVISYQDTKGAMLQDAIWADTACLKDPAFVDRTVKFLKAVVKGWAYARDNVQKAADITVAAGSSWGPSHELWMANETNKLIWPADNGIGVIDQAAWDQTVEGAMAAVNEQGQHLITKKPPATAYDNTYIEKAIDELGDEVDTKGADYKPMDVELTEGGN, from the coding sequence ATGATCAACAGGATGCGCCGCACCATCGCGGCCGGGGCGACCGTGCTGGCGGCGTCGAGCTTCCTCGCCGCCTGCGGCGGCGACGGGGACGACGACAAGGCGGGCGGCAGCGGCGGCGGCGACTGCAACACGTCGAACGACGTCAAGCTGCAGCTGCAGTGGCTGCCCCAGGCCCAGTTCGCCGGCTACTTCGCCGCCGTCGACCAGGGGTTCTTCGAGGACGAGGGCCTGAACGTCGAGATCATCCCGTCCGGCGGCGACATCGTCCCGCAGGACGCGCTCGCCGCCGGCGACGCCGACTACGCGATCGCCTGGGTGCCCAAGGTGCTCGGCTCGATCGAGCAGGGCGTCGACCTGACCAACATCGCGCAGATCTTCCAGCGCTCCGGCACCCTCCAGGTGTCGATGGCCGACTCCGGCATCGACTCGGTCGCCGACTTCGAGGGCAAGAAGATCGGCTCGTGGGGCTTCGGCAACGAGTGGGAGATCTTCGCCGCGATGGCGGCCGAGGGCCTCGACGCCGAGTCGGTCGAGATCGTCACCCAGGACTTCAACATGAACGCCTTCCTGCAGGGCGACATCGACGCCGCCCAGGCGATGACCTACAACGAGTACGCCCAGTTGCTCGAGACGCCCAACCCCGACACCGGTGAGCTCTACCAGCCCGACGACTTCAACGTGATCTCCTACCAGGACACCAAGGGCGCGATGCTCCAGGACGCCATCTGGGCCGACACCGCGTGCCTGAAGGACCCGGCCTTCGTCGACCGCACGGTCAAGTTCCTCAAGGCGGTCGTCAAGGGCTGGGCCTACGCCCGCGACAACGTCCAGAAGGCGGCCGACATCACCGTCGCCGCCGGGTCCAGCTGGGGTCCGAGCCACGAGCTCTGGATGGCCAACGAGACCAACAAGCTGATCTGGCCGGCCGACAACGGCATCGGCGTGATCGACCAGGCCGCCTGGGACCAGACCGTCGAGGGTGCGATGGCCGCCGTCAACGAGCAGGGCCAGCACCTGATCACCAAGAAGCCGCCGGCCACGGCGTACGACAACACCTACATCGAGAAGGCCATCGACGAGCTCGGCGACGAGGTCGACACCAAGGGTGCCGACTACAAGCCGATGGACGTCGAGCTGACCGAGGGCGGCAACTGA
- a CDS encoding aspartate aminotransferase family protein, whose amino-acid sequence MTTATEQDLDARTKTLDKAHVFHSWSAQAALDPLVVAGALGSRVWDHAGRTYLDFSSQLVNVNIGHQHPAVVAAIQEQAGLLATIAPSTANLARGEAARRITDRAGDTMNKVFFTNGGADAIENAIRMARLHTKRDKVVSTYRSYHGNTGAAVVATGDWRRVPNEYARGHVHVFGPFLYRSEFWATSPEQESERALQHLRRVIEVEGPASVAAVLLESIPGTAGVLVPPPGYLAGVRELCDAHGIVLILDEVMAGFGRAGEWFAHDAFDTGRGPDLIAFAKGVNSGYVPVGGVVISDEIAADFDETVFPGGLTYSGHPLAAASIVATLDAMESEGIVDHARSIGADVIGPGLRELAERHPVVGEVRGLGVFWALDLVSDAETRTPVAPALIGLAKKEALARGLVPFAADNRIHVVPPCVVTADEVAEALAIYDDVLTLLDKEIS is encoded by the coding sequence ATGACGACGGCGACCGAGCAGGACCTCGACGCTCGCACCAAGACGCTCGACAAGGCCCACGTCTTCCACTCGTGGTCTGCGCAGGCCGCGCTCGACCCGCTCGTGGTCGCCGGCGCTCTCGGCTCGAGGGTGTGGGACCACGCCGGGCGCACCTACCTCGACTTCTCCAGCCAGCTGGTCAACGTCAACATCGGCCACCAGCACCCGGCGGTCGTGGCCGCCATCCAGGAGCAGGCCGGGCTGCTGGCGACCATCGCGCCGTCGACGGCCAACCTGGCGCGCGGCGAGGCCGCCCGGCGGATCACCGACCGCGCCGGCGACACGATGAACAAGGTGTTCTTCACCAACGGTGGCGCCGACGCGATCGAGAACGCGATCCGGATGGCGCGGCTGCACACCAAGCGCGACAAGGTCGTCTCGACCTACCGCAGCTATCACGGCAACACCGGCGCGGCCGTCGTCGCGACCGGTGACTGGCGGCGGGTGCCCAACGAGTACGCCCGCGGCCACGTCCACGTCTTCGGCCCGTTCCTCTACCGCAGCGAGTTCTGGGCCACGTCGCCCGAGCAGGAGTCCGAGCGCGCGTTGCAGCACCTGCGCCGGGTGATCGAGGTCGAGGGCCCGGCGTCGGTCGCGGCCGTGCTGCTCGAGTCGATCCCCGGTACGGCGGGGGTGCTGGTCCCGCCGCCGGGCTACCTCGCGGGGGTGCGCGAGCTGTGCGACGCGCACGGCATCGTGCTGATCCTCGACGAGGTCATGGCCGGGTTCGGCCGGGCGGGGGAGTGGTTCGCCCACGACGCCTTCGACACCGGCCGCGGACCCGACCTGATCGCCTTCGCCAAGGGCGTCAACTCCGGCTACGTCCCGGTGGGCGGGGTCGTGATCAGCGACGAGATCGCCGCCGACTTCGACGAGACCGTCTTCCCGGGCGGGCTGACCTACTCCGGCCATCCGCTCGCGGCCGCCTCGATCGTCGCGACGCTCGACGCGATGGAGTCCGAGGGCATCGTCGACCACGCCCGCAGCATCGGCGCCGACGTGATCGGGCCCGGCCTGCGCGAGCTGGCCGAGCGCCACCCGGTGGTCGGCGAGGTGCGGGGGCTCGGCGTCTTCTGGGCCCTCGACCTCGTGTCGGACGCCGAGACCCGCACCCCGGTGGCCCCCGCCCTCATCGGGCTGGCCAAGAAGGAGGCCCTGGCCCGCGGCCTGGTGCCCTTCGCGGCCGACAACCGCATCCACGTCGTACCCCCGTGCGTCGTCACCGCCGACGAGGTCGCCGAGGCCCTGGCGATCTACGACGACGTCCTCACCCTGCTCGACAAGGAGATCTCCTGA
- a CDS encoding ABC transporter ATP-binding protein, whose translation MDLDKRTPATGSTSSAFGAPPAVEAVGVSKAFGSRKRQVVALSEVDLRVAAGEFVALIGPSGCGKSTLMRLVADLEKPTSGTLEVFGKPASQARVDQDYGIAFQQAGLLPWRSVAGNISLPLELHGASRNERKQRVAELIELVGLTDFAKSRPDQLSGGMQQRVAIARSLAERPRLLLMDEPFGALDEMTRERMQAELARISVETGAAVVFVTHSIPEAVFLADRVVVMTARPGRITEEIVTGIGREVVRDQQLREDPAFFTKVTEVREALHGAPVASSAEER comes from the coding sequence GTGGATCTCGACAAGCGCACCCCCGCGACCGGCTCGACCTCGTCGGCGTTCGGCGCCCCGCCGGCCGTCGAGGCGGTCGGCGTCTCCAAGGCGTTCGGCTCACGCAAGCGTCAGGTCGTCGCCCTCTCCGAGGTCGACCTCAGGGTCGCCGCCGGCGAGTTCGTCGCCCTGATCGGGCCATCGGGCTGCGGCAAGTCGACGCTGATGCGTCTCGTCGCCGATCTCGAGAAGCCGACCAGCGGCACGCTCGAGGTGTTCGGCAAGCCGGCGAGCCAGGCGCGCGTCGACCAGGACTACGGCATCGCCTTCCAGCAGGCCGGGCTGCTGCCCTGGCGGAGCGTGGCAGGCAACATCTCGCTTCCCCTCGAGCTGCACGGCGCCTCACGCAACGAGCGCAAGCAGCGGGTGGCCGAGCTGATCGAGCTGGTCGGCCTGACCGACTTCGCCAAGTCCCGGCCCGACCAGCTGTCGGGCGGCATGCAGCAGCGGGTCGCCATCGCCCGCTCGCTCGCCGAGCGGCCCCGGCTGCTGCTGATGGACGAGCCCTTCGGTGCCCTCGACGAGATGACGCGCGAGCGGATGCAGGCCGAGCTCGCGCGGATCTCGGTCGAGACCGGGGCGGCGGTCGTGTTCGTCACCCACTCCATCCCCGAGGCGGTGTTCCTCGCCGACCGGGTCGTGGTGATGACCGCACGGCCCGGCCGGATCACCGAGGAGATCGTCACCGGGATCGGGCGCGAGGTGGTCCGCGACCAGCAGCTGCGCGAGGACCCGGCGTTCTTCACCAAGGTCACCGAGGTGCGCGAGGCGCTGCACGGCGCCCCGGTCGCCTCGAGCGCGGAGGAACGGTGA